One Actinomycetota bacterium DNA window includes the following coding sequences:
- a CDS encoding tetratricopeptide repeat protein → MAAASAIIVTVMAAIQSQLMMDEIGNFASQGVTSFWKRLLPPLIGDFVQLGMGAALIVGSTRIARRVWAMPSFESTSEFAPACSVCGRPYDPADYGQDAKATCFSCHKPLDLGADAWNEMGLSLDEDARHLEAQSYFDRAIELNPEDGDLWNNKGIGLDSLGRHEEAIVSYNKAIQLKPGDADIWYNKAESRQSSGFLKEALASYQKALNLDPFHSDALYNKAELEKQLHEGGQGNGNIS, encoded by the coding sequence GTGGCTGCAGCCAGCGCTATCATTGTGACGGTAATGGCTGCCATTCAAAGTCAGCTGATGATGGACGAAATTGGGAACTTTGCTTCGCAGGGCGTGACCAGCTTCTGGAAAAGACTTCTGCCTCCACTGATCGGCGATTTTGTGCAGCTTGGAATGGGCGCGGCTCTGATCGTTGGTTCAACGCGCATCGCGCGCCGTGTCTGGGCAATGCCCTCATTTGAGAGCACCAGCGAATTCGCGCCGGCCTGTTCTGTATGCGGCAGGCCCTACGACCCGGCCGATTACGGCCAGGATGCTAAGGCCACCTGCTTCTCGTGCCACAAACCGCTTGATCTGGGCGCCGACGCCTGGAACGAAATGGGCCTGTCCCTGGACGAAGACGCCCGGCATCTGGAAGCCCAGAGTTATTTCGATCGAGCGATAGAATTAAATCCGGAGGACGGCGACTTATGGAACAACAAGGGAATCGGGCTCGATTCCCTTGGAAGGCACGAGGAGGCCATCGTGAGCTACAACAAGGCCATTCAGCTCAAACCCGGGGACGCGGACATCTGGTACAACAAGGCTGAAAGCCGGCAAAGCAGCGGATTCCTGAAGGAAGCGCTAGCCAGTTATCAAAAGGCCTTGAATCTGGATCCGTTCCATTCAGATGCGCTGTACAACAAGGCTGAGCTGGAGAAGCAACTGCATGAAGGCGGGCAAGGGAACGGCAACATCAGTTAG
- the dsrA gene encoding dissimilatory-type sulfite reductase subunit alpha, producing MTDLPDTPMLDQLEDGPWPSFVTDLKRLAESKAAVGQLLGQLERSYNKRWNYWTGTVLNLKGYGGGVLARYSDLKDEFPEVAQFHTVRVIEPSGYVYSTEALRELCDISEKHSAGIMQLHGMTGDILLLGSGNESTHAAGEELMEKGWDIGGSGGALRTLSCCIGPARCEMSCYDTMGLTKFLTDKFIGELHRPEFPYKFKFKLSGCANDCANAMMRSDMPLIGTWRDNIRIDQDRVAGFISVKGEQYVIDNVVSRCPTRCITLSGGRMEIDDDNCVHCMHCINVMHSALRPGDDRGVTILIGGKRSLKIGDMFASLLVPFMKMQTQEDWEELAALVRRIWEFWTEYALEHERVGEFIDRISMTSFLDGVGLEPDPQMVIAPRANSYIKFEEYSTPRMYGEPQKKPNVVDREVIGPEGDDS from the coding sequence ATGACTGATCTTCCGGATACTCCGATGCTCGATCAGCTCGAAGACGGCCCTTGGCCGAGCTTCGTCACAGATCTCAAGCGCCTGGCCGAATCGAAGGCGGCGGTCGGGCAACTGCTGGGGCAGCTCGAGCGCTCCTACAACAAGCGCTGGAACTACTGGACCGGCACCGTCCTCAACCTCAAGGGCTATGGCGGCGGCGTCCTGGCCCGCTATTCCGATCTCAAGGATGAATTCCCCGAGGTCGCCCAGTTCCACACGGTCAGGGTGATCGAGCCTTCCGGCTACGTCTATTCCACCGAGGCGCTGCGCGAGCTCTGCGACATCAGCGAAAAGCACAGCGCCGGCATCATGCAGCTGCACGGGATGACCGGCGATATCCTTCTGCTCGGCTCCGGCAATGAGTCGACGCACGCGGCCGGCGAAGAGCTCATGGAAAAGGGATGGGACATCGGCGGTTCCGGCGGCGCCTTGCGGACCCTGAGCTGCTGCATCGGCCCCGCCCGTTGCGAGATGTCATGTTACGACACGATGGGCCTGACAAAATTCCTCACCGACAAGTTCATTGGCGAGCTGCACCGCCCCGAGTTTCCCTACAAGTTCAAGTTCAAGCTCTCCGGCTGCGCCAACGACTGCGCCAACGCCATGATGCGTTCAGACATGCCGCTGATAGGCACCTGGCGCGACAACATCAGGATCGACCAGGACCGTGTCGCCGGATTCATCTCCGTCAAGGGCGAGCAGTATGTCATCGACAACGTCGTCAGCCGTTGCCCGACTCGCTGCATTACCCTGAGCGGCGGTCGCATGGAGATCGACGACGACAACTGTGTACACTGCATGCATTGCATCAATGTCATGCACTCGGCCCTGCGGCCGGGGGACGACCGTGGCGTCACCATCCTCATCGGCGGCAAGCGCAGCCTCAAGATCGGCGACATGTTCGCCTCGCTGCTGGTGCCCTTCATGAAGATGCAGACGCAGGAGGACTGGGAAGAGCTGGCGGCGCTGGTCCGCCGCATCTGGGAATTCTGGACCGAGTACGCGCTCGAGCACGAGCGCGTCGGCGAGTTTATCGACCGCATCAGCATGACTTCGTTCCTCGACGGCGTCGGCCTCGAGCCCGATCCGCAGATGGTGATTGCGCCGCGGGCCAATTCCTATATCAAGTTCGAGGAATATTCGACGCCGCGCATGTACGGCGAGCCACAGAAGAAGCCGAACGTCGTCGACCGCGAGGTCATCGGGCCGGAAGGGGACGATTCCTGA
- the dsrB gene encoding dissimilatory-type sulfite reductase subunit beta — protein sequence MAAPKMAPRNQGAPDFKKFLHPAMARNYGRWVDHAQIKPGVYKHIAESGEELFTVRAGSPRTLSVYKVREICDIADRYCEGHLRFTTRNSLEFLTTEEANIEPMIDEIENKLGMPVGGTGRSFSNIAHTQGWLHCNLPGTDAAGAVKAIMDVLFEEFKMDDLPQRLKISSSCCQINCGTHSDISVILQHHHPPKPDYEMITQCELPKVVGICPVAAIRPSRKSGRDSVEVVEEKCMYCGACHGQCPGLEIRDAETDTLAIWVGGKSANTRGGPSFMKLATFGLPNNPPRWPEVSDAVRKIVDAWKEGAHEFERVGEWIERIGWKNFFDLTGFEFTKYHIDSYRFARTTFNISSQARR from the coding sequence ATGGCCGCCCCCAAGATGGCGCCGCGCAACCAGGGCGCTCCCGATTTCAAGAAGTTTTTGCACCCGGCCATGGCCCGCAATTATGGCCGCTGGGTCGATCACGCCCAGATCAAGCCGGGCGTCTACAAGCACATAGCCGAGAGTGGCGAGGAGCTCTTCACCGTCAGGGCCGGCTCACCGCGGACGCTGAGCGTCTATAAAGTCCGCGAGATCTGCGACATCGCCGACCGCTACTGTGAGGGCCACCTGCGCTTCACGACCCGCAACAGCCTTGAGTTCCTGACGACCGAGGAAGCGAACATCGAGCCGATGATCGACGAGATCGAAAACAAGCTGGGGATGCCGGTCGGCGGCACCGGCCGCTCATTTTCCAATATCGCTCACACGCAGGGCTGGTTGCACTGCAACCTGCCGGGCACCGACGCCGCCGGCGCCGTCAAGGCGATCATGGACGTGCTATTCGAGGAATTCAAGATGGACGATCTGCCGCAGCGGCTGAAAATATCATCTTCCTGCTGCCAGATCAACTGCGGCACTCACTCCGATATCTCGGTGATATTGCAGCACCATCATCCGCCCAAGCCCGATTACGAGATGATCACCCAGTGCGAGCTGCCCAAGGTCGTCGGCATCTGCCCCGTGGCCGCCATCAGGCCGTCGCGCAAGAGCGGCCGGGATTCGGTTGAGGTGGTGGAGGAGAAGTGTATGTATTGCGGCGCATGTCACGGCCAGTGCCCGGGCCTGGAGATCCGCGACGCCGAAACTGACACGCTGGCGATCTGGGTCGGCGGCAAATCCGCCAATACCCGCGGCGGCCCGTCTTTCATGAAGCTGGCGACGTTCGGGCTTCCCAATAATCCGCCCCGCTGGCCCGAGGTCAGCGATGCCGTGCGCAAGATCGTCGACGCCTGGAAGGAAGGCGCCCATGAATTCGAGCGCGTCGGCGAGTGGATCGAGCGGATCGGCTGGAAGAACTTCTTTGACCTCACCGGCTTCGAGTTCACCAAGTACCACATTGACAGCTACCGCTTCGCCCGCACGACCTTCAACATCTCCTCCCAGGCGCGCCGGTAA
- a CDS encoding NAD(P)-binding protein, with product MSANPETKPNHVRPIDERTLPPMDSGRCPVYVRRIPPCKNACPSSEDIRGHLTTIALSEKFGRGLEQSFDEGWRIITDKNPFPAIIGRICPHPCEDACNRRRRDWPVAIHSLERFLGDHGIEHGLPLELLTEETKGKRVAVVGAGPSGLSCAYQLVRRGYPVTVFEASDMPGGMLRDGIPVYRLPREVIDAEVGKLTDLGVVIRYGVRVGADVTMEALRRDYEAVYVAVGAYKSMTMGIEGENLPGVLPSLEFLRRVNRGELKDAGARVLVIGGGNAAIDAARVAVRLGSEVTIVYRRTRQEMPAIVGEVWEAEQEGVRFEFQTAPIGITAAGKGNAGPAEPAPGGAGGQRLLMKFIRTEPGPPDESGRHRPVAIKGSQFTLEADTIVAAVGQTHDPAGIESILDGNGRVLTSASLSTGNDGIFAGGDMLNPHFATTAIGQGRKAARAIVEYLEGREFRLPYLPKPIEVSEMRLDYYQIMQRNDEGTLPLSERTNDFREVNLPLMRDEAVDESHRCMSCGRCFVCDRCRIYCPWEAISRDMSRPIGFNMFTDYAKCSGCSICSMTCPSHYIQMEYGA from the coding sequence ATGAGCGCCAACCCGGAGACAAAGCCAAACCACGTCCGTCCTATCGATGAGCGTACCCTGCCGCCGATGGACAGCGGCCGCTGTCCGGTCTACGTCAGGCGCATCCCGCCCTGCAAGAACGCCTGCCCAAGCAGCGAGGACATCCGCGGCCATCTGACCACCATCGCGCTTTCAGAAAAATTCGGCCGCGGCCTCGAGCAGTCGTTCGACGAAGGCTGGCGCATCATTACCGACAAGAATCCCTTTCCCGCGATCATCGGGCGCATCTGCCCGCATCCATGTGAGGATGCCTGCAACCGGCGCCGGCGCGACTGGCCGGTAGCCATTCATAGTCTCGAGCGCTTCCTCGGCGATCACGGCATCGAGCACGGGCTCCCGCTCGAACTTCTGACAGAAGAGACGAAGGGAAAGCGGGTCGCCGTGGTCGGAGCGGGTCCCTCCGGGTTATCGTGCGCCTATCAGCTGGTTCGGAGGGGCTACCCGGTGACGGTCTTCGAGGCTTCCGATATGCCAGGCGGCATGCTGCGCGACGGCATTCCTGTCTACCGCCTGCCGCGCGAAGTGATTGACGCCGAGGTTGGCAAGCTCACCGATCTGGGGGTAGTGATCAGGTATGGCGTCCGAGTCGGCGCCGACGTGACCATGGAAGCGCTGCGCCGCGATTATGAGGCGGTTTACGTCGCCGTCGGCGCCTATAAGAGCATGACCATGGGCATCGAGGGCGAGAACCTGCCCGGAGTCCTTCCTTCCCTGGAATTCCTGCGGCGGGTCAATCGCGGCGAGCTCAAGGATGCCGGCGCCCGGGTCCTGGTCATCGGCGGCGGCAACGCCGCCATCGACGCCGCGCGCGTGGCTGTCAGGCTTGGCTCCGAAGTAACGATAGTCTACCGGCGCACGCGCCAGGAGATGCCGGCGATCGTCGGCGAGGTCTGGGAAGCCGAGCAGGAGGGGGTCAGGTTTGAATTCCAGACGGCGCCGATCGGGATCACCGCCGCGGGGAAGGGAAATGCCGGGCCGGCGGAACCGGCGCCGGGTGGGGCCGGCGGCCAACGCCTCCTGATGAAGTTCATCCGCACCGAGCCGGGACCGCCCGATGAATCCGGGCGCCACCGGCCCGTAGCGATCAAGGGCTCTCAGTTCACGCTGGAGGCCGACACGATCGTCGCGGCGGTCGGACAGACGCATGACCCGGCCGGCATCGAGAGTATCCTCGACGGCAACGGCCGCGTGCTGACGTCGGCCTCGCTGTCAACCGGCAACGACGGCATCTTCGCCGGCGGCGACATGCTCAATCCGCATTTCGCCACAACCGCCATCGGCCAGGGCCGCAAGGCCGCGCGCGCCATCGTTGAATATCTCGAGGGAAGGGAATTCCGGCTGCCGTATCTTCCCAAGCCGATCGAGGTTTCCGAGATGCGGCTCGATTATTATCAGATAATGCAGCGAAACGACGAGGGCACGCTGCCGCTGTCCGAGCGCACCAATGATTTCCGCGAGGTCAATCTTCCCCTTATGCGGGATGAGGCCGTCGACGAGAGCCACCGCTGCATGAGCTGCGGGCGCTGTTTCGTCTGCGACCGCTGCCGCATCTACTGTCCCTGGGAGGCCATCAGCAGGGACATGTCCCGCCCCATCGGCTTCAACATGTTCACCGACTACGCCAAATGCTCCGGCTGCTCCATCTGCTCGATGACCTGCCCCAGCCACTACATCCAGATGGAATACGGCGCCTGA
- the tusD gene encoding sulfurtransferase complex subunit TusD: MKLGMIVMESPYQHEASDSAIQFAKAALAKGHEILRVFFYQDGVLNSTKLMEPQSDDRHIQKQWTAIGTENNIEFIVCVAAAKRRGINDTVTAEGFTIGGLGMLTELAIEADRLVEFRA, translated from the coding sequence GTGAAATTAGGGATGATTGTTATGGAAAGCCCTTACCAGCACGAGGCTTCGGACAGCGCTATTCAGTTCGCCAAGGCCGCGCTGGCAAAGGGTCATGAGATTCTGCGCGTGTTCTTTTACCAGGACGGCGTGCTGAACTCAACCAAGCTGATGGAGCCGCAGTCGGATGACCGCCACATTCAGAAGCAGTGGACGGCGATCGGCACCGAGAACAACATTGAATTCATCGTCTGCGTTGCCGCCGCCAAGCGGCGCGGTATCAACGATACCGTCACCGCCGAGGGCTTCACGATCGGCGGTCTGGGGATGCTCACAGAGCTTGCGATCGAAGCCGATCGCCTTGTCGAATTCAGAGCTTAA
- the tusC gene encoding sulfurtransferase complex subunit TusC, which yields MNDEMAKLMVVFRTAPYGSIYSFEGLENVLIMGAYDQDVSVLFIDDGVFAIKKGMDNSGTGIKDFSPTFRALEAYDIEKIFIDRTSMESRGLTKDDLVIDAELIESDTVEKMMEEQKNFFMF from the coding sequence ATGAATGACGAAATGGCAAAACTTATGGTCGTCTTCCGCACGGCGCCGTACGGATCGATCTATTCGTTTGAAGGATTGGAGAACGTGCTCATCATGGGTGCGTACGATCAGGACGTCAGCGTGCTCTTCATCGATGATGGCGTGTTCGCCATCAAGAAGGGCATGGACAATTCCGGCACCGGCATCAAGGATTTCTCACCGACCTTCCGGGCCCTCGAAGCCTACGACATCGAGAAGATTTTCATCGACAGGACTTCCATGGAATCCCGAGGCCTGACCAAGGACGATCTGGTTATCGACGCCGAGCTCATCGAGTCCGACACGGTCGAGAAGATGATGGAGGAGCAGAAGAACTTCTTCATGTTCTAG
- the tusB gene encoding sulfurtransferase complex subunit TusB produces MINKSPFESMSLDDCLKYASKGSAIILYEDGIYAAMAGTAIESKMNTVASDYKVYVLKEDLMQRGIDKLISGVTEVDYAGFVDLVEEHKTCSW; encoded by the coding sequence ATGATAAATAAATCGCCTTTTGAATCGATGTCCCTGGACGACTGCCTCAAGTATGCGTCCAAGGGCTCGGCCATTATCCTTTATGAGGACGGCATTTATGCCGCCATGGCCGGCACGGCCATAGAGTCCAAGATGAACACCGTCGCCAGCGACTACAAGGTCTACGTACTCAAGGAAGACCTGATGCAGCGTGGCATCGACAAGCTCATCTCCGGCGTCACCGAAGTGGATTACGCCGGCTTCGTCGATCTGGTCGAGGAGCACAAGACCTGCAGCTGGTAA
- a CDS encoding BPL-N domain-containing protein, producing the protein MNPSSARVAIFWDKSFLWGLIAYDTFRELGVDFDLLTAGDIREGRLPGYDVLFVPGGWASDKIESLGKQGAEAIRSFVGAGGSYLGFCGGAGLALTHSSGLGLVEIGRLPTSVRVPSFSGPIHLRQEDPDHPMWKGLPDNTEFHAWWPGQFSLENAGAGVRVLARYGEPGDGSFVTDVPVLPDMDWQVWEDRYGINLNPGRIVGEPAVIETVFGEGRVLLSYPHFETPGDAAGARVLLNIIGYLAGGKAAAVTAGGTEASGKEAGGTTAATGACEGAGDRPANSSTAGELKVRAVSLAEELRRSAGELIGFGIDNRLWFQRNPWILQWRRGVRGVEYSTLYAMIARTADVVASAGAIGRSTVDKLESLRRLSETFSREAPELLRLESAAMTHGPINPLKTDDTQISALRDRLFSNSKRCGGLYEEIINLTDATLLPLLQTKRGQVTS; encoded by the coding sequence ATGAACCCTTCATCCGCCAGAGTCGCCATCTTCTGGGATAAATCATTCCTCTGGGGGCTCATCGCCTACGATACCTTCCGCGAGCTCGGCGTAGATTTCGACCTTTTGACCGCGGGCGATATCCGCGAAGGGCGGCTGCCAGGCTACGACGTGCTCTTCGTCCCCGGCGGCTGGGCCAGCGACAAGATAGAGTCTCTCGGCAAGCAGGGCGCGGAGGCGATCAGGTCGTTTGTGGGGGCGGGCGGCAGCTACCTGGGTTTTTGCGGCGGCGCCGGCCTGGCGCTGACACATTCTTCGGGGCTGGGCCTGGTCGAGATCGGCCGCCTCCCCACCTCCGTGCGCGTTCCCAGCTTTAGCGGTCCCATCCATTTGAGGCAGGAAGATCCTGATCATCCCATGTGGAAGGGACTGCCTGACAATACCGAGTTCCACGCCTGGTGGCCGGGGCAATTCTCGCTGGAGAACGCCGGAGCAGGCGTGCGGGTGCTCGCCCGTTACGGGGAGCCGGGAGACGGCTCTTTTGTCACCGATGTGCCCGTGCTTCCCGACATGGACTGGCAGGTCTGGGAGGATCGCTACGGCATCAATCTTAATCCCGGACGGATCGTCGGCGAGCCGGCTGTTATCGAAACTGTTTTCGGTGAAGGGAGAGTGCTTCTCTCTTACCCCCACTTCGAGACTCCCGGCGATGCTGCCGGCGCCAGAGTGCTGCTGAACATCATCGGGTATCTGGCGGGCGGGAAAGCGGCAGCGGTAACGGCGGGCGGAACGGAGGCTTCCGGGAAGGAAGCGGGCGGAACAACCGCGGCAACAGGGGCGTGTGAAGGGGCCGGTGACCGCCCGGCAAATTCGTCAACCGCCGGCGAGCTGAAGGTGAGAGCCGTTTCGCTCGCGGAAGAACTCCGGCGCTCCGCCGGCGAGCTCATCGGTTTTGGAATCGACAATCGCCTCTGGTTTCAGCGCAACCCGTGGATCCTGCAGTGGCGCCGGGGAGTCCGCGGGGTTGAGTATTCTACGCTTTATGCCATGATCGCCAGAACGGCTGACGTCGTCGCGAGCGCCGGCGCCATCGGCCGGTCCACGGTCGATAAGCTCGAGAGCCTGCGCCGGCTGTCGGAGACCTTCTCCCGCGAAGCGCCCGAACTGCTGCGCCTCGAAAGCGCCGCCATGACCCACGGCCCCATCAATCCGCTCAAGACGGACGACACGCAGATCAGCGCGCTCAGGGATCGGCTGTTTTCGAATTCAAAGCGCTGTGGCGGGCTCTACGAAGAGATCATCAACCTCACTGACGCCACGCTTCTGCCCCTGCTGCAAACGAAAAGGGGACAGGTTACTTCGTAA